The following are encoded in a window of Ruficoccus amylovorans genomic DNA:
- a CDS encoding type II toxin-antitoxin system death-on-curing family toxin, which yields MSEGPVFLTATQVEAFHALALELHGGSEGLRERSLFESAVAQAQNVYWYGHGDLYDIAAAYCFHLAQAQAFLDGNKRTAVAAALTFLKLNGINTGINLTAPLYRALIEIAKHRLDRDGLAQRLRELLGGG from the coding sequence ATGAGCGAGGGGCCTGTCTTCCTGACAGCGACCCAAGTTGAGGCTTTCCATGCGCTGGCCTTGGAATTGCATGGGGGCAGTGAAGGCCTGCGCGAGCGTTCCTTGTTCGAAAGCGCCGTGGCTCAGGCGCAGAACGTTTATTGGTACGGGCATGGTGACCTCTACGACATCGCGGCGGCCTATTGCTTCCACCTCGCCCAAGCCCAAGCCTTTCTGGACGGCAATAAGCGCACGGCTGTGGCCGCTGCCCTGACCTTCCTAAAGCTCAACGGGATCAATACGGGAATCAACCTGACTGCACCGCTTTATCGCGCCCTGATCGAAATCGCCAAACACCGCTTGGACCGTGACGGCCTGGCTCAGCGCTTGCGCGAATTGCTGGGTGGGGGGTAG